In the Ostrinia nubilalis chromosome 15, ilOstNubi1.1, whole genome shotgun sequence genome, one interval contains:
- the LOC135078681 gene encoding uncharacterized protein LOC135078681, translating into MCCIALCRDEDKIMKSCYWPNEVFEPCFGGCAEVSCDNPRNHLRPCYPYCEAGCVCEEPYVRDDRTHQCVLPQDCSPTQMGIPVPSKRSDKSLPKYGSRIQRPHLKRDDLPAEFEKEDLPTNHMDDMKRPSEVSRMGNYFNIVIAPPPIKALQPRKLLQSDSFRPAAKRI; encoded by the exons ATGTGTTGTATCGCTCTCTGCAGGGACGAGGATAAAATAATGAAGT CGTGCTACTGGCCCAACGAAGTATTCGAGCCGTGCTTCGGGGGGTGTGCTGAAGTGTCGTGCGACAATCCCCGCAACCACCTGCGGCCCTGCTACCCGTACTGCGAGGCGGGCTGCGTGTGCGAGGAGCCCTACGTGCGAGATGACCGCACGCACCAATGCGTGCTGCCTCAGGATTGCTCCCC AACACAAATGGGCATACCAGTTCCAAGTAAACGATCAGACAAGTCTCTTCCAAAATACGGTTCCCGTATCCAGAGGCCCCATTTGAAGCGTGATGACTTGCCAGCTGAGTTCGAGAAGGAGGATCTGCCTACCAACCACATGGATGACATGAAGAGACCTTCAGAAGTGTCAAGGATGGGGAACTACTTCAACATCGTGATCGCACCGCCCCCTATTAAAGCGCTGCAGCCAAGAAAGCTGCTTCAGAGCGACTCGTTCCGACCAGCCGCGAAAAGAATTTGA